One genomic segment of Devosia sp. includes these proteins:
- the ccmA gene encoding heme ABC exporter ATP-binding protein CcmA → MTHRQVYPPIRLKTHGLACGRGETVLAGDIDLDLAGGTGLVLRGANGVGKSTLLLTLAGLLAPLAGHIELIGHDAEDGPALHHCGHRNAVRPRLSVKDTLTFWAAINGAHGLAIDAALDRVGLGMAAKLDAGYLSAGQGRRLALARLLVSPRPLWLLDEPGAALDTQGQALLADLLASHLQQGGLAILASHDPVEVAGFSVLTLGERP, encoded by the coding sequence ATGACGCACCGGCAAGTCTATCCGCCAATTCGCCTGAAAACCCATGGCCTTGCCTGTGGCCGGGGCGAAACCGTGCTGGCAGGCGATATCGATCTCGATCTGGCGGGGGGAACGGGCCTGGTGCTGCGCGGCGCCAACGGGGTGGGCAAATCCACCCTGCTCCTGACCCTTGCCGGCCTGCTGGCCCCGCTGGCCGGGCATATCGAACTCATCGGGCATGATGCCGAGGACGGCCCGGCCCTGCACCATTGCGGCCACCGCAATGCGGTGCGTCCGCGCCTCAGCGTCAAGGACACGCTCACCTTCTGGGCCGCGATCAATGGCGCCCATGGCCTTGCCATCGACGCAGCGCTCGACCGGGTCGGGCTCGGCATGGCGGCAAAGCTCGATGCCGGCTATCTCTCGGCCGGACAGGGACGGCGGCTGGCGCTGGCGCGCCTCCTGGTCTCCCCCCGGCCCCTCTGGCTGCTCGACGAACCCGGTGCCGCCCTCGACACGCAAGGCCAGGCGCTGCTGGCAGACCTTCTGGCATCCCATCTCCAGCAGGGGGGCCTTGCCATCCTGGCCAGCCACGACCCGGTTGAGGTTGCCGGCTTTTCCGTATTGACGCTGGGAGAGCGGCCATGA